From a region of the Novipirellula artificiosorum genome:
- a CDS encoding ECF-type sigma factor, giving the protein MSDVTQILLKIESGDPSAAENLLPLVYEELRRLAAARMAHERADHTLQSTALVHEAYVRLVDQKRLQKWDSRGHFFSAAAEAMRRILIESAQRRGALRNGGDLRRVEFDHNLEQTLNAQPDLLLDLNAGIERLQAEEPEAAELVKLRFFAGLSITAAGEALGISKRKAYETWEFAEAWFAVWLKQTGA; this is encoded by the coding sequence ATGTCCGACGTGACCCAAATTCTCTTAAAAATCGAATCTGGCGATCCCTCGGCAGCCGAGAACCTGTTACCGCTGGTCTATGAGGAGCTACGCAGATTGGCTGCGGCGCGGATGGCCCACGAACGGGCGGATCATACGTTGCAGTCGACGGCGCTGGTGCATGAAGCCTATGTGCGGTTGGTTGATCAAAAGCGCCTTCAGAAGTGGGATTCTCGCGGTCACTTTTTCTCTGCCGCTGCTGAGGCGATGCGTCGAATCTTGATCGAATCGGCTCAAAGACGGGGGGCTTTACGCAACGGCGGGGATCTGCGGCGCGTCGAGTTTGACCACAATTTGGAGCAGACCTTAAACGCTCAGCCTGATCTGCTGTTGGATTTGAACGCGGGGATCGAAAGGCTGCAGGCGGAGGAACCTGAGGCGGCCGAGCTTGTGAAACTGCGTTTTTTCGCGGGTCTATCCATCACCGCCGCGGGCGAAGCCTTGGGGATAAGCAAACGCAAAGCGTATGAAACCTGGGAGTTTGCCGAAGCTTGGTTCGCCGTGTGGTTGAAACAAACCGGCGCTTAA
- a CDS encoding M56 family metallopeptidase has product MQFLLLSPGSGVLVLNLVAASLVISVVALAAARMIRHADSLRHADSLRHADSLRHADSLRHGILCVALLMMGFSPLSIAAMNSLGMGFMLISPATQSLTKASEVVSRTAEDSGSIQPQGLGAVEEVPLSTEISSSLQNPGVSPERDFESQSRSPKIEDAGLKSAAGPENHDLPGGVLAISVSAFAMVWIIVSIGLIFRLVRSLLVLRRLKHSICTSTSPRLSDAAKRIQSEWKVSASVVESTLAPAPLTMGFFRPVILIPEGLVAWLDNEELDCVLSHEAAHVVRHDTAMALLQHLAAVAFWWNPMLRVTNRLINNLREQLCDAYVVHRRGDGLTLARSLVLVAEWSSNRWSQLPLVATLLEEKGLEHRVSILTSAGPPATITMNRRSRTLLAAFVFVLGGTSLVPLMRYEALASSTDSPTQAQAPEETSVDPANADETAIGNPVQEAVNADAPNADQTTLGWPEGTTVSGRVVDHRGIAVENAEVLLLGQERIIVDADRKTWFNLERNSRKPPSTRTNSNGEFRIAREHGEADRIAVIAEDPIFWVVPRNGLKQADKIELKLPAVGTLAVHCDLPNKPSELPVMIESTSFDGVTWMSDRLRFHTSNYSLVNPGERVFEHLPPGHYAVQLYNESKTGNSRLLTDMDRQLVEVTAEKQSALRFDRNVGRPLSGRILGLENVELKYARLTIRHAGPEEVLDESGRRGRRYVAFDVLSIDPDGHFTTDPIPPGEYRASLFAVRASTPKLSTQSADFSGHTSFIVPEQSEMPKVEIVAKESARRDLSKVTDLRIRAEDEDGKPISKLQAMIHTATAGYSPWVDGDEGIVFLGGPSQYRAQIVDVLVRADGFASALTRFEGEQRNKLSRDEATITLHRGTPVQLQFQLPPGMTWPKETLPETYFDNMQERVRTMRQSVNRRSGSHPDFNILNLRDIGDGRFEFRLAEKTPLFHAAIHAPGFLQFFEAGSFTLADVKNDRIKVEVPKPASMEVIFEPGEHAITNAPFKTASISLMRQLREDSYLTVANSAFDTLEPKLAVTDLAPGNYLVDLRTQPNDERKSLPDSMINPGTYFDRKQVALSAGQSERIDFRSVPYQPNAFRGSRTAVLRIKTPDRKPAKDRNIQVNFFDGHYGSQVVFEGPVPASGDIVLSGITDKVPSFSPANRAYSVACEGKMLGSFGFGNQDTTEEFEFFLIPTDGDLAPDVKLTNLATGNEINLSRFRGKVVLLEFWATWCGPCQGPMDKLNALAAEQSTHWKDRVAIIPISIDGNRDRVHSHVQRRGWTSLDHFWTGTNERKDFEATAAREFVLSGVPEAILIGPDGRIRWRGHPLEEFSGRNLESLINDALR; this is encoded by the coding sequence ATGCAGTTCTTGTTACTTTCACCTGGCTCGGGGGTGCTCGTTCTGAATCTGGTTGCAGCATCGCTGGTAATCAGCGTTGTCGCACTGGCGGCAGCCCGCATGATTCGACATGCCGATTCACTCCGACATGCCGATTCACTCCGACATGCCGATTCACTCCGACATGCCGATTCACTCCGGCACGGCATTCTGTGTGTTGCGTTACTTATGATGGGGTTTAGCCCGCTTTCAATTGCGGCCATGAACAGCCTGGGCATGGGCTTCATGCTGATTTCACCGGCTACGCAGAGTCTCACTAAGGCCAGTGAAGTCGTTTCACGAACCGCAGAAGATTCCGGGAGCATTCAGCCGCAGGGCTTGGGGGCCGTCGAGGAAGTGCCGTTATCGACGGAGATTTCGTCGAGTCTGCAGAACCCGGGCGTGTCACCGGAGCGCGATTTTGAATCACAGAGTCGATCGCCAAAAATAGAAGACGCTGGCTTGAAGAGTGCTGCCGGACCGGAGAATCATGATTTGCCCGGCGGCGTGCTCGCCATCAGCGTATCTGCGTTCGCCATGGTTTGGATAATCGTTTCTATAGGCTTGATATTCCGGCTTGTTCGCAGCCTTCTGGTTTTGCGTCGGCTGAAACACTCCATCTGCACGTCGACTAGTCCGCGTTTAAGCGACGCCGCAAAACGGATTCAGAGTGAATGGAAGGTATCTGCGTCCGTCGTCGAATCCACCCTTGCTCCGGCACCGCTGACGATGGGATTTTTTCGGCCGGTCATCTTAATTCCCGAGGGGTTAGTTGCGTGGCTTGACAACGAAGAACTCGACTGTGTTCTGTCCCACGAAGCTGCTCACGTTGTCCGGCATGACACGGCAATGGCATTGCTGCAGCATCTAGCCGCCGTTGCCTTCTGGTGGAATCCAATGCTGCGTGTGACCAATAGGCTCATCAACAATCTTCGAGAACAACTCTGCGATGCTTATGTCGTACATCGACGAGGCGATGGACTGACTCTCGCTCGTTCACTGGTTCTGGTTGCCGAGTGGTCGTCCAATCGGTGGAGCCAACTTCCACTCGTTGCAACGCTGCTCGAAGAGAAAGGCCTTGAACATCGTGTTTCGATACTGACCTCGGCTGGACCACCAGCAACAATCACGATGAATCGCAGGTCGCGAACTTTGCTCGCGGCTTTTGTGTTCGTTTTGGGAGGTACATCACTGGTTCCGCTGATGCGATACGAAGCCTTGGCGTCTTCGACTGACTCGCCCACGCAAGCGCAAGCACCAGAGGAGACCAGCGTTGATCCTGCGAATGCCGATGAAACAGCGATTGGTAATCCCGTCCAAGAGGCCGTCAACGCCGACGCCCCAAACGCAGATCAGACAACATTGGGATGGCCCGAAGGTACAACGGTTTCCGGTCGCGTTGTCGACCATCGTGGCATTGCTGTTGAGAACGCCGAAGTTTTGTTGTTGGGGCAGGAGCGGATTATTGTTGACGCTGACAGGAAGACCTGGTTTAACCTCGAACGCAACAGCCGAAAACCCCCATCCACTCGGACGAATTCCAATGGCGAATTCAGGATTGCAAGAGAACATGGCGAGGCGGATCGCATTGCCGTGATTGCCGAAGATCCGATTTTCTGGGTGGTTCCTCGCAACGGCCTGAAGCAAGCGGACAAAATAGAGTTAAAGCTGCCTGCAGTAGGTACGCTGGCTGTGCATTGCGATCTGCCCAACAAGCCGTCCGAGTTACCTGTGATGATTGAATCAACGTCTTTTGACGGCGTCACCTGGATGAGTGACCGGTTGAGATTTCACACGTCGAATTATTCGCTGGTCAATCCGGGAGAAAGGGTCTTTGAGCACTTGCCTCCCGGACACTATGCCGTCCAGCTCTATAACGAGTCGAAGACCGGCAATTCAAGATTGTTGACGGATATGGATCGACAGTTGGTTGAGGTCACAGCAGAGAAACAGTCCGCCCTTCGATTTGATCGGAACGTTGGGCGACCGCTTTCCGGCCGGATCCTTGGATTGGAAAACGTCGAATTGAAGTATGCGAGGCTGACAATTCGTCATGCAGGGCCTGAAGAAGTCCTCGATGAAAGCGGTCGCCGCGGCAGAAGATACGTCGCCTTCGACGTCCTTTCAATTGATCCTGACGGGCATTTCACGACCGATCCTATACCACCTGGTGAATACCGTGCCAGCCTGTTCGCAGTTCGTGCGTCCACTCCCAAACTATCGACTCAGTCAGCGGACTTTTCCGGGCACACGTCGTTTATCGTACCGGAGCAGAGCGAAATGCCTAAGGTCGAAATTGTCGCCAAAGAAAGTGCTCGGCGCGATCTCTCAAAGGTGACCGATCTTCGCATTCGCGCCGAAGACGAAGACGGCAAACCAATTTCGAAACTTCAGGCAATGATCCATACGGCGACGGCAGGCTACAGCCCCTGGGTTGACGGCGATGAAGGGATCGTATTCTTGGGCGGACCTTCGCAGTACCGCGCGCAGATTGTTGACGTGTTGGTTCGAGCAGATGGATTTGCGTCCGCCTTGACGCGATTCGAAGGCGAACAACGCAATAAACTAAGCAGGGACGAAGCAACGATCACGCTCCATCGCGGGACTCCGGTTCAACTACAATTCCAACTGCCCCCGGGAATGACATGGCCGAAAGAGACGTTACCCGAAACGTACTTTGACAATATGCAGGAACGCGTGCGGACCATGCGACAGTCTGTCAATCGCCGCTCTGGTTCTCACCCGGACTTCAACATCCTGAACCTGCGCGATATCGGCGACGGTAGGTTTGAATTCCGCCTCGCCGAGAAAACGCCGCTGTTTCATGCGGCTATCCACGCACCCGGCTTTCTGCAGTTCTTTGAGGCAGGCTCGTTTACATTGGCCGATGTGAAAAACGACCGCATCAAGGTCGAAGTTCCGAAGCCTGCATCGATGGAGGTGATTTTCGAGCCTGGCGAACATGCGATTACGAACGCCCCTTTCAAGACGGCTTCCATCAGCCTGATGCGGCAGCTTCGGGAAGACTCCTACTTGACTGTTGCTAATTCTGCGTTTGACACATTGGAACCGAAGCTTGCAGTGACTGACCTGGCTCCCGGCAACTATCTCGTTGACCTTCGCACGCAGCCGAATGACGAACGCAAGTCGCTTCCCGATTCCATGATCAATCCCGGGACTTACTTCGACCGCAAGCAGGTTGCACTCTCAGCAGGCCAAAGCGAGCGAATCGATTTTCGCTCAGTGCCCTATCAGCCTAATGCCTTTCGTGGTTCTCGGACCGCTGTTCTGCGAATCAAAACACCTGATAGGAAGCCGGCGAAAGACCGTAACATACAAGTCAATTTCTTCGACGGACATTATGGTTCTCAGGTTGTCTTCGAAGGCCCGGTGCCAGCTTCGGGTGACATCGTGTTGTCCGGTATCACAGACAAAGTGCCCTCGTTCTCACCGGCAAACCGCGCGTATTCGGTTGCTTGCGAAGGCAAAATGCTGGGATCGTTTGGCTTTGGGAATCAGGATACGACAGAAGAGTTTGAATTCTTCCTGATTCCTACTGACGGAGATCTGGCACCAGACGTGAAGCTGACGAACCTGGCAACCGGCAACGAGATTAATCTGAGCCGTTTTCGCGGTAAGGTTGTTCTCCTTGAGTTCTGGGCGACTTGGTGTGGTCCCTGTCAGGGACCCATGGACAAACTGAATGCTCTGGCGGCAGAACAGAGCACCCACTGGAAGGACCGAGTGGCCATCATACCCATCAGCATTGACGGCAACCGGGATCGAGTTCACTCACATGTTCAAAGACGTGGTTGGACAAGCCTGGATCACTTCTGGACCGGCACTAATGAGCGGAAGGATTTTGAAGCCACCGCAGCTCGAGAATTCGTGCTCTCCGGCGTGCCGGAAGCCATCCTCATCGGTCCCGACGGCCGAATTCGCTGGCGCGGTCATCCCCTCGAAGAATTCTCCGGCAGGAACCTCGAATCACTGATAAACGACGCACTACGGTGA
- a CDS encoding BlaI/MecI/CopY family transcriptional regulator, whose product MSDPEGTLTAAQHEILQVIWNAPKSGATVTEIWQTIGAQRGIGRTTVLNQVDRLEKRGWLRREKTPDGFRYMASKDRKQATRGLAEEFVDKFFDGSASELVMSLLGSRKLNAEEIAKLRQLLESRPGTRSPKKQ is encoded by the coding sequence ATGTCGGACCCAGAAGGAACCCTGACTGCGGCTCAGCATGAGATTCTTCAGGTCATTTGGAACGCTCCGAAAAGCGGAGCGACGGTGACGGAGATTTGGCAGACCATCGGCGCACAGCGAGGGATTGGACGTACAACCGTGCTTAATCAGGTGGACCGCCTTGAGAAGCGTGGCTGGCTGCGACGCGAGAAAACCCCCGATGGGTTTCGCTATATGGCGTCCAAAGACCGCAAGCAGGCCACGCGAGGCCTGGCCGAGGAATTTGTTGACAAGTTCTTCGACGGTTCAGCCAGTGAACTGGTGATGAGTCTGCTTGGCTCCCGCAAACTCAACGCGGAAGAAATTGCGAAGTTGCGGCAGCTACTTGAATCTCGACCAGGAACCCGTAGTCCAAAAAAACAATAG
- a CDS encoding IS4 family transposase, with amino-acid sequence MGYSSEGWFRNQFGFLRRQFLQDGELPFTNVLCEDSVAPALDGIEFAWKDRIYTPLITLWVFLGQVLSADHSCRAAVARLLAHRVARGDSACSAETGAYCQARKRLPEKFFSSVVRNVGRKLEAQVQKNWLWKGHHVYMFDGTTTLMPDTPENQEAYPQTWNQKAGAGMPLARVAAIISLSCGVVLDVGFAKYAGKNQGEVSLLHKLSSIFSAGDVLLADCLMCNWRVLFSFKDRGVDVVTRLNKAHRKADFRRGKRLGKDDHIVRWKKPTSIRSIDWPTYHTFPDSIVVREARIHITQPGFRTRSIVVVTTLLDPVQYPKEDLALLYRARWHNELDLRSIKSVMQMDCLRCKTPELVRKEIWTHVLAYNLIRTIMAQAASRSQLLPRTISFKGTLQTLEAFQPMLAIPGESNRLCRQRLYEQLLTAIVTHRVGDRPDRIEPRRIKRRHKHYVPLSVPRAEAKRQILKGLAKN; translated from the coding sequence ATGGGATATTCTAGCGAAGGTTGGTTTCGGAACCAGTTTGGATTCCTGCGGCGACAGTTTCTTCAAGACGGCGAACTGCCCTTCACAAATGTGCTTTGTGAAGACAGCGTCGCGCCAGCATTAGACGGCATTGAGTTTGCCTGGAAGGACCGCATCTACACACCGCTGATAACACTCTGGGTGTTCCTTGGTCAAGTGCTAAGCGCAGACCACTCGTGCCGTGCCGCAGTCGCTCGCTTGCTCGCGCATCGAGTGGCGCGAGGTGACAGCGCCTGTTCGGCGGAAACGGGAGCCTACTGTCAGGCACGCAAACGGCTACCCGAGAAATTCTTCTCAAGTGTAGTTCGCAACGTCGGCCGAAAGCTGGAAGCTCAAGTGCAAAAGAACTGGCTTTGGAAAGGGCATCACGTCTACATGTTTGACGGCACCACAACGCTGATGCCAGATACACCCGAGAACCAAGAAGCATACCCTCAAACATGGAACCAGAAGGCTGGCGCTGGCATGCCTCTGGCGCGAGTAGCGGCAATCATTTCATTGTCCTGCGGCGTCGTTCTCGATGTCGGTTTCGCCAAATATGCGGGTAAAAATCAAGGCGAAGTGTCGCTGCTCCACAAGTTATCGAGCATTTTTTCTGCTGGCGACGTCTTGCTTGCCGACTGCCTGATGTGCAACTGGAGAGTCCTATTTTCATTTAAAGATCGTGGTGTCGACGTCGTTACGCGACTCAACAAGGCTCACCGAAAGGCAGATTTTCGGCGTGGAAAACGCCTCGGAAAAGATGACCACATTGTTCGCTGGAAGAAACCTACCTCGATCAGGTCGATCGATTGGCCGACTTACCATACCTTCCCCGATTCGATCGTTGTTCGCGAGGCTCGCATCCACATCACGCAACCTGGCTTTCGCACTCGATCCATCGTCGTTGTCACGACGCTCTTGGATCCTGTCCAGTACCCGAAAGAGGATCTCGCATTGTTATACCGAGCTCGCTGGCACAACGAGTTGGATCTGCGCAGTATCAAGTCCGTCATGCAAATGGACTGTCTTCGATGTAAAACGCCAGAACTTGTTCGTAAAGAAATCTGGACACACGTTCTCGCCTACAACCTTATCCGAACCATCATGGCCCAGGCCGCGAGCCGGTCTCAGTTGCTTCCACGCACGATCAGCTTCAAGGGGACGTTGCAAACACTTGAGGCGTTCCAGCCCATGCTTGCCATTCCAGGAGAAAGTAACCGACTCTGTCGGCAACGACTCTACGAACAACTGCTCACAGCGATCGTTACTCATCGTGTAGGTGATCGTCCCGACCGTATTGAGCCGAGAAGGATCAAGAGACGACACAAACACTATGTTCCACTATCAGTCCCACGCGCGGAAGCGAAACGTCAAATACTCAAAGGACTTGCGAAAAACTAA
- a CDS encoding FG-GAP-like repeat-containing protein, with amino-acid sequence MAYSKYAYGRSPFDRPFRWYDDSISYEFPGFADAVSRAKGRIVRRPKTRGGYFFNAIGDWRKGRLAWIHTSVRNESATYAVYFDLLRREEEPSRIPPRGWLGDGLPRCDRNGVTTMGADHSRVDLDDWNGDGLVDLVVGEHYGHVFWWPNVGTKQNPEFRFCRFMKNQDGQPLDAGLGAAVKVVDWDADGDLDLLLGGYVTGNMPMHVKPEECAQHEQTFLQFFD; translated from the coding sequence ATGGCTTACTCGAAGTATGCTTATGGCCGCAGCCCGTTCGATCGGCCGTTTCGCTGGTACGATGACTCGATTTCGTATGAGTTCCCGGGGTTCGCGGATGCTGTTTCGCGTGCGAAGGGTCGAATCGTCCGCCGTCCGAAAACTCGTGGCGGATACTTTTTCAATGCGATTGGTGACTGGCGGAAAGGGCGACTCGCATGGATCCACACGAGCGTCCGCAACGAGTCCGCCACGTATGCGGTCTACTTCGATCTCTTGCGACGGGAAGAGGAGCCCTCGCGAATTCCTCCGCGAGGCTGGCTGGGTGACGGGCTTCCGCGTTGCGATCGCAACGGCGTGACAACAATGGGTGCCGATCACTCACGCGTCGACCTCGACGACTGGAACGGTGACGGGCTGGTCGATCTTGTCGTCGGCGAGCATTACGGCCACGTGTTCTGGTGGCCGAATGTCGGCACGAAGCAAAATCCGGAGTTTCGATTCTGCCGTTTTATGAAGAACCAGGACGGCCAGCCGCTGGATGCCGGACTCGGCGCTGCCGTGAAGGTTGTAGACTGGGACGCTGATGGCGATCTGGATTTGTTGCTCGGCGGTTACGTTACCGGCAACATGCCAATGCATGTGAAGCCTGAAGAATGCGCGCAACACGAGCAAACCTTTCTTCAGTTCTTTGACTAG
- a CDS encoding FG-GAP repeat domain-containing protein has translation MATPRAFDWDNDADLDLIVSSRMNVYLFESQGSKTAPRFAVHANPLKVEWGLAALSVDHFCDWNGDGLPDLVNGYSVRLNHGVGNPYRWTKVEVGAAARNHDHAPVRRRR, from the coding sequence CTGGCGACTCCTCGCGCGTTCGACTGGGATAACGACGCTGACCTTGATCTCATCGTCAGCTCCCGGATGAACGTCTACCTGTTTGAGAGCCAGGGTTCAAAGACGGCGCCACGATTCGCCGTCCACGCGAATCCGTTGAAGGTCGAGTGGGGACTGGCTGCGTTGTCTGTCGATCACTTTTGTGACTGGAACGGGGATGGTCTCCCGGACCTCGTCAATGGATATTCGGTGCGACTGAACCATGGAGTCGGCAATCCGTATCGCTGGACGAAAGTTGAAGTCGGTGCTGCCGCGAGGAACCATGATCACGCACCGGTCAGGCGTCGGCGATGA